The segment GGATCTATACTATCACGGTAACTGCATACAGCAACAGCAATAAGGCTGGCTCCCCAGCCACCAAGATCATTACCATCACCAACCCATTAAGGGACTTTACTATTGATAGTGCTGATAGTGTTTTTGTTGGCAAATTCATTGAGATGAGTATAAAGGACTTCGCTCCTGATAACGCAGATGATGCTTTCGATATCCATTGGAGCTTAGTGGGAGATGGTGCTCAGTATGCAAGCTTAACCAAAGCCCCAGACGATACGGATGACACTAAGTATATTTTAACTGGTATCAAGGCAAAGGATACTGTCACTGTTTCAGTCACGGCAGGAGGCATTACTAGGATTAAGAAAATTAAGATCGAACCTCTGGTTCTTACGGATATCCAGTTTACGGGGACTATAGTGGAGATGAACGTTGGCGAATCCAGACCACTGGACCAGCTTCTCTGGTTCTCGCCAAGAGAGATTACTCTGAATGATGTTCGGGATCAATTGGATTGGACAAGTACTTTCTCTGGAATTGCCTCCTTCCAAACTCCTGTTACCGTAGACAATCGGGGGATAATCCATGCACATAAAAGTGGAAGTACGCTGGTAACTGTACAATATGTTAACAACCCCCTAATTAAGACAACCATACTCGTCAAAGTATATCCTCTCGATACGGATGACCGTTACTAGGGGAAACTAAATAACAATATTAAAAGGAGCCTTTGGGCGCAGTGAATACTGACGCGAAAGGCTCCTTTAATTGATGTATACCGTCAATTTACCAGTTGCATAGGTCCGACATTTACATTGACGGTTTGCACTCTGGGTAAGCTGGATTGCTGATTCTCATAGATGTCCGGTTTATAATCTATCACAAAACGCTCTGGAGCAGCCGCTTGGTTAATGATTAGTCTGCCAGCATTGCCTGGAAGAGGCTCCATAACATTACCTTTTACTGCATGGACAGTCAGGTTGTCTCTAGCAAAAAAACCGCCGATCAAGTGGAACATAGAGCCTACGCCATACAACTCACCACTGGAGTCTGTATAAAAGAAAGCTTCCATCGTTTCCTCTGCACTTGGTTCGTTCACAGCAAAGGCGTGCAGGCGGTTGATAAGCACTTTCCCTTTGGAGATCAGGACCAGTTCTTTGGTCTCCAGGTCATTTCCCTGAAGTCCCCGAATATTTGCATCCTCAACCGTTGTATCACCTAACACCAGCAAAGTCGAATCAAACTTAACGTTGCCTTTGATCTTAACATTACCAGTAACTAATATATTGGCCCGGACTGGTAAAAAATCAGGCTTAAAGTTGTTGATTTCTAAATTCCCGGTAACGATGAACCAGCGGGGCATACTCCCGCTTTTGGGATCAATCTCGTTGGACGGTCCCTCCCGGTAAAATAATTTCTTGTAATCCAAACCATCAACAACCAAATTCCCGTTAAAAACAACTGTGGAATCCAAGTTCTCCAACTGCTGTAGTTTCTCATTGTATATTTCAAGATCCTTCTGATACTGTTCAAGGACAGCTTCTTCGGCATCCGGTAGTACTTTATCTGGAGCTACCGGCATTCCTTGAATATGTGTGACCTCCGAACGCCCGATAATCCAAGAATTCAAGTCTGCAATGCCTTTGCTGTATTCTCCACGCATACTGTTTCTTAATGATTTTTGGGTAAAATCATCCTTTGAGGAGGATAGCCCCTGCGCCAGCTTATCGAAAAACGACTCCTCAACGTTGATTTGGACAAATTTATTTTTCTCTTTAATTTTAATGTTAGCCGGATTCACATGCAGAATCTTAGCCAATAGAACGTTCCTTTCGCTCTCGGTTTCAGGCAGGGAGGTCATCGTATCTTCTTGATCTTCTGACAGGATACTCTCCTTCGGCTGGAAATTCTCTTTATATTTGATATTGCTCATTGCTTGAACATGTACCTCACCCGGGGCTGACCCATCCGCATTACTCATGACGGTGGGGAAATCCAAGGTGACTTCAGGATATCTATGTCCCAAGTAAGTGTACCAAGGTGTATTTGTTATCAGCAGCTTCTCTCCGGCATATACATTGCCCTTAAGCACAGGAGCTCCATTCAGCCGGAGAGTCTTCTCTGAGCCGAATACATACTTCAGGAAGTCTGGATAACTGTCTATAATGACCTGCTGCCTCAGTGTCCGTTCCACTCCGTTGACCACTGCCTTGGAGCTGATATTGATGGTATACTGGATAGACTGGTTTTGTTTTCTGATTTTTTTGTCCTTAGTATCATCATATTTGATGCCATCGACTGAGCCCCTGCTGGAAGATTGTAATTCTGTAGCTACCTTCAGACTGGCCTTGTTGTCATCCAGCTTCGCAAGAATTATTCCCAGGCTTTCCGGGTCAATATCCTCCAGTTGTAATCCCTTCAGCTCGGATTGAATATAGGCTGCAGCTTCATTAAGTCCTTTTTGGGCAAGATGCAAGGACTGTACGTCACTCTCCCTTGTTTCACTTCTTTGGGCGCCTCCAATAGTTGCGCCTAGAACCGCTAATCCGAGAATTGTAAGAAGAAGGACAATAAACATTACTAGTACGAGTGCAGAGCCTTGTTCAGACTTCATGCGGGAAAACCACTCGGAGCATCTGCTCTTTTTTATAAACCTCGATCCCATTTCTGCCCACCGCTCCTAGAATCCGAATTTGCTCTCAACCGCAAGCTGCCGTCTGTTATCTCCATGTTCTAAAGTCAGAGAAAGCTTGATATTCAGCAGGCCACTCTCACAAGGCTGTATTGAATTTGCACTGCATTCCAAGCTTATTGAAGAATTCGGGCCCAACATGGAATCTGTCGAAGTCCTTGTATTATATGTATCTCCTGGTGTTGGAGTAGTTACGGCACTTACATGATCAGTAGTTGCTGTGGGGTCTGTTGTTGGAAGCTCATTTATCACTAACTGCCCGCCGGATATTCCTATCGTTACTTCATCGATCCCTCCGCTAAGATTATCTCTGCTCAGAAGTATAGTCTTATTCACTTCATCAGAAGAAATAGTGTTTGGAGCAAAAGTATAGATTTCAGTAATAATTGCAGACATCAGTAAGTCACTTTCATCCCTCAACGTATTCTCCATAGTCACTCTCTGATAACTCTGCACGCCAAACGTCATTACTCCATAGACAAGTGCGGATACCAGAGAAAACAAAGACAACGCTGCAATAAGCTCAATTAGCGTAAAGCCCTGTTCTTTGCGGAGAAGATCAACGAATTTTCTCATCTGTAATATATCCCTCCACAACAGTCTCCTTACCATTCGTTCTAACCTGACTGGAATCCCGCACTCTGACCCGAACCGGCAAAAGGTACTCGGCAGTAGCCTTCTCAATGGCATCCGATGAATGTATCATTCCTGTATGGAGAGTAGACTGATATTCAATATCTATCTGATAGCTGATGTTATTAATCGTAGGATTCAGCACCTTCGCCAAAGTGTTCACATCGCTCACCGCATTACTATAGACGCTGCAGCTCACCGTTGTCTCTGTCAAAGGAACACAGCCTGAGGCCTGAATCGCAGGGTGACCTATAATCTCAGGTTCTGCTCCTGTAGTAGGCCTCCCTTTAAGGTATAACTCAAGCTTCTGAAAATCCTGCTTCTCCATATAAAACAAAGCGTTCCGCGCCAGATTGACCATGATCGTCTTGTTCTGGTTGGACTTGGAATAGGTCATGGCATTGGTGAAATAAGAAGTCAGTACCAGGGACACTATCGACAAAATGACGATGGCGGCCAGCACCTCGATCAGGGTGAAGCCCGCTTCCTTGCCCCGCTCGCGGCTGCGCTTCCATGGGTCTTTCCAGGACATTATGTTCGCTCCCTATACTCTATTGAAATTCAATTATGGGCTTATCCGTGTCTTCAGTCCTGTGTCCTTGCATGTTTATATGAATCTTTCTACCTACTTCCATTATATTCTTTCTCCTCCGGCAGCAGCAATGCTTGCGGACAATAAATCTGGAGAAATCTACAATTTATATCAGGTAGGGGCTGTGCTATCATGTGGGCAGAAAGGGGATACGCAAATGGCTTTAATTGAATGTAAATTTTATTCGGAGGTGCTGGGGCTCAGTACTTCGATGACTGTCATTCTGCCGCAGCAGACCACTACGCAGATCGGAATGAGCAATGTCTCCAAAGGGACCTTACACCCCACGCTGTATCTGCTGCACGGCTTGTCTGACGATGATTCGATCTGGCTGCGCCGCACCTCAATTGAGCGTTATGTAGCGGAGTTGGGTATCGCTGTGGTTATGCCGCAGGTCCACCGCAGCTTCTACACAGATATGGAGGCGGGCGGCAAGTACTGGACATTCATTAGTGAGGAGTTACCAGCACTGGCCCGTTCCTTCTTCCCGTTGTCGGCCAAGCGCGAGGATAACTTCGTGGCGGGATTGTCGATGGGCGGATATGGGGCAATGAAGCTCGGACTGCGCAAGCCGGGGAACTGGGCTGCCGCAGCAAGTCTGTCTGGAGCCCTCGATATGGCACACAATTTCTTGAACTTTGAAGATCCATCGCAGAAGACTAAGGATTATTTGCAGATTTTTGGGGACAAGAACATTGCTGGTACTCCGGAAGATCTGCTATGGCTGCTTGAGGAAGTGAACCGCTCCAAAGGACCGAAGCCGCTGCTCTACCAGTGCTGTGGAACCGAGGATTTCCTGTATGAGGACAATCAGGTCTTCCGCAAGGCCTGCTCCAAGACGAAGCTGTCTCTAACCTACGAGGAAGGGCCGGGCGAGCATGAGTGGGGATACTGGGATGCCAAGATCCGCGATGTGCTGAAGTGGCTGCCGCTAAGCAAGTAGAATCTTCCAGATTGTAAGCGGATACGGATCATCCCGTAAGCTTCTACCTGGGGTGCGGAGAATATAACATTATCGCTCAAAAAAAAGACTGTCCTACCGCATCTAACCGATGCTGAGTAGAGACAGTCTTTCGTTTAAAATATAAGAATTTATATGTTGCACACGATAACTTATCCTTCTATTTCTCGCTGAAACGGTACCGTCCTTTAAAAGGACGGCAATGCCGTTTCCACTTGTCCTCTAGTTTCGCCTTCAGGCTCTTCCAGGCTTACTCCGCAGCATGTCCATG is part of the Paenibacillus sp. FSL M7-0420 genome and harbors:
- a CDS encoding PulJ/GspJ family protein, encoding MRKFVDLLRKEQGFTLIELIAALSLFSLVSALVYGVMTFGVQSYQRVTMENTLRDESDLLMSAIITEIYTFAPNTISSDEVNKTILLSRDNLSGGIDEVTIGISGGQLVINELPTTDPTATTDHVSAVTTPTPGDTYNTRTSTDSMLGPNSSISLECSANSIQPCESGLLNIKLSLTLEHGDNRRQLAVESKFGF
- a CDS encoding alpha/beta hydrolase → MALIECKFYSEVLGLSTSMTVILPQQTTTQIGMSNVSKGTLHPTLYLLHGLSDDDSIWLRRTSIERYVAELGIAVVMPQVHRSFYTDMEAGGKYWTFISEELPALARSFFPLSAKREDNFVAGLSMGGYGAMKLGLRKPGNWAAAASLSGALDMAHNFLNFEDPSQKTKDYLQIFGDKNIAGTPEDLLWLLEEVNRSKGPKPLLYQCCGTEDFLYEDNQVFRKACSKTKLSLTYEEGPGEHEWGYWDAKIRDVLKWLPLSK
- a CDS encoding type II secretion system protein, with protein sequence MSWKDPWKRSRERGKEAGFTLIEVLAAIVILSIVSLVLTSYFTNAMTYSKSNQNKTIMVNLARNALFYMEKQDFQKLELYLKGRPTTGAEPEIIGHPAIQASGCVPLTETTVSCSVYSNAVSDVNTLAKVLNPTINNISYQIDIEYQSTLHTGMIHSSDAIEKATAEYLLPVRVRVRDSSQVRTNGKETVVEGYITDEKIR